One region of Candidatus Neomarinimicrobiota bacterium genomic DNA includes:
- a CDS encoding DUF4168 domain-containing protein has product MQKLTHKLNTALGMAGMLLIALTFVACSSQDQSSQTDTSQQQSTSEMQMQQNQQQQQMQAQQQMQGQGQQQLSEEQKAQLRQRMQQQMQQQQQAPDVDVSDQELKKFAAAVQEVQQIQQSAQQEMVGAIQEEGLEPQRFQKIMQSQRGQGQSDVEMTEEEKQKFQAASQELQSIQTETQQKTTAAIEEEGFAPQRFQKILTAIRADQELQSRYRNLMQN; this is encoded by the coding sequence ATGCAAAAATTGACTCATAAATTGAACACCGCCCTGGGAATGGCAGGTATGCTCCTAATCGCCCTGACATTTGTGGCTTGCTCCTCACAGGATCAATCATCTCAGACCGATACCTCCCAGCAGCAATCCACCTCCGAAATGCAGATGCAACAGAACCAACAACAGCAACAGATGCAGGCACAACAGCAAATGCAGGGTCAGGGCCAGCAGCAATTGTCCGAAGAACAGAAAGCCCAGCTCCGTCAACGTATGCAACAGCAGATGCAACAGCAACAACAGGCACCTGATGTCGATGTCAGCGACCAGGAGTTGAAAAAATTTGCCGCCGCCGTCCAGGAAGTTCAGCAAATTCAGCAGTCCGCCCAGCAGGAAATGGTCGGCGCTATTCAGGAAGAGGGACTCGAACCACAGCGATTTCAGAAGATTATGCAGTCTCAGCGTGGGCAGGGCCAATCCGATGTAGAAATGACTGAAGAGGAAAAGCAGAAATTCCAGGCTGCTTCACAGGAATTACAAAGTATCCAGACTGAAACTCAACAGAAAACCACAGCGGCAATTGAGGAAGAAGGCTTTGCTCCCCAGCGATTCCAGAAGATTCTTACCGCTATCCGCGCCGATCAGGAACTCCAGAGCCGGTATCGTAATCTGATGCAAAACTGA
- a CDS encoding peptidylprolyl isomerase gives MKKIMLALLPVFLIIAACSSQQSKVKLEKGTDAYELAAALSDTLPYLSPDKNNILVSTDDFVVSTGEVLKTMQDNYGTRVSQLKNLPASQLRQVITSNASQIGEKKLLLQAAAEANVTVTDSEVDSLMQLQYTQVGGEQQFKQRIESAGISMEPVRKQFREGLIINNYLEEKLQGQVEVTEEDIQEAYSEDKTATVRHILFSTQGESPAETEAIEDSAQRVLEQAKEGADFGVLAARYSDDPGSSDKGGLYEDIEKGMMVKPFEDAAFNIPVGTVGDTLVETRYGYHIIKVLSRAQEEKPLDEVRPDLEQQLSQQKKQDVYDNYVNQLKEEANYEVKEF, from the coding sequence ATGAAAAAAATTATGCTGGCACTGTTGCCTGTATTTTTAATAATTGCTGCCTGTTCCTCGCAACAGTCCAAAGTAAAACTTGAAAAGGGTACTGACGCTTATGAACTCGCCGCTGCCCTCTCAGACACACTCCCGTACCTGAGTCCTGACAAGAACAATATTTTAGTATCCACAGATGACTTTGTCGTTTCTACCGGTGAAGTATTAAAAACCATGCAGGACAATTATGGCACCCGGGTTAGTCAATTGAAGAACTTGCCGGCTTCGCAACTGCGGCAGGTTATTACCAGTAACGCTTCTCAAATTGGAGAGAAGAAACTACTGCTTCAGGCAGCAGCCGAAGCAAATGTGACTGTGACCGACTCCGAAGTGGATAGCCTGATGCAACTCCAATATACCCAGGTAGGCGGAGAGCAACAGTTTAAACAGCGTATCGAGAGCGCCGGTATCTCCATGGAACCGGTCAGGAAGCAGTTCCGCGAGGGTCTAATTATCAATAATTACCTGGAAGAGAAACTCCAGGGACAAGTTGAAGTAACGGAAGAAGACATCCAGGAAGCATATTCCGAGGACAAAACAGCCACAGTCCGGCATATACTTTTCAGCACGCAGGGCGAATCCCCGGCCGAAACGGAAGCCATTGAGGACAGCGCTCAGCGGGTACTCGAACAGGCGAAAGAAGGAGCGGATTTTGGCGTGCTGGCAGCCAGGTACTCCGACGATCCGGGATCGAGCGATAAGGGGGGATTGTACGAAGACATCGAAAAAGGCATGATGGTCAAACCGTTCGAAGATGCTGCCTTTAACATTCCCGTTGGTACGGTCGGCGATACATTGGTTGAAACCCGTTATGGCTATCATATTATTAAGGTATTGAGTCGCGCCCAGGAGGAAAAGCCACTCGATGAGGTCAGGCCGGACCTCGAACAACAATTAAGCCAGCAGAAGAAGCAAGACGTCTATGATAATTATGTCAACCAGCTGAAGGAAGAGGCAAACTACGAAGTAAAAGAGTTTTAG
- a CDS encoding VIT1/CCC1 transporter family protein produces MSVAGIQAQILSAQKAEITEYYIYNRLADMTGDPENARVLRRIAEEELSHYNFWKERTSKEVSPSKFKIWFYSLVARLFGLTFGIRLMENGEDLAQDTYHDIATVIPDVAQIEADEHEHEEQLIDMLDEESLQYASSIVLGLNDALVELTGAIAGLTLALQNTGLVAVASLVTGISASLSMAGSEYLSTKTADDKTKNPVKASVYTGIAYSLATVLLVIPYFILSNHFWALGWTLLNAILIIFVFTYYISVAKSYSFKRRFWEMVFISMGVAGISFIIGLVIRHFLGVEV; encoded by the coding sequence ATGAGTGTTGCAGGGATACAAGCACAAATCTTATCCGCACAAAAGGCAGAAATTACCGAGTATTACATCTACAACAGATTGGCAGATATGACGGGTGATCCGGAAAATGCCAGGGTGCTTCGCCGTATTGCTGAGGAAGAGTTATCTCATTACAATTTCTGGAAAGAACGGACCAGCAAGGAGGTCTCCCCGAGTAAATTCAAGATTTGGTTTTATTCCCTGGTCGCCAGATTATTCGGTTTAACCTTCGGTATCAGGCTTATGGAGAACGGGGAAGACCTAGCTCAGGATACCTATCATGATATCGCCACTGTAATCCCCGACGTCGCTCAAATCGAAGCGGACGAGCATGAACACGAAGAGCAACTCATCGATATGCTGGATGAAGAGAGCTTACAGTACGCCAGTTCTATCGTTCTCGGCTTGAATGACGCTTTGGTAGAACTGACCGGTGCAATCGCCGGGCTTACTCTGGCCTTACAAAATACCGGCCTTGTAGCAGTGGCCAGTTTGGTTACCGGTATCTCCGCTTCGCTCTCAATGGCCGGATCGGAATACCTTTCCACCAAAACCGCCGACGACAAAACGAAAAACCCCGTGAAAGCATCGGTTTATACCGGAATAGCCTATTCTTTGGCAACGGTCCTGTTAGTGATTCCGTATTTTATCTTGTCAAATCACTTTTGGGCTCTAGGCTGGACTTTGCTGAATGCGATATTAATTATTTTCGTATTCACCTATTATATCTCCGTGGCGAAATCATATTCATTTAAGCGTCGTTTTTGGGAAATGGTCTTTATCAGTATGGGCGTTGCTGGCATTTCTTTCATTATCGGACTGGTCATCAGACACTTCCTTGGTGTTGAAGTGTAA
- a CDS encoding response regulator transcription factor, translated as MIDILVADDHKVVRAGLKKIFEQITDLNIADVATTGQEVIDKVSKENFDVVIMDISIPGQDGLAVTEFLRTNHPDVRVLVLSIYPEDLYAVRAIKAGAFGYLNKKSTAQEIISAVRTIANGQRYVPPAVGKQLAVDVQNGSADKPHKLLSNREFQVLRKIAKGQTVTEIAEDLSLSVKTISTYRSRILRKMEMSNNSQLTRYALENKITI; from the coding sequence ATGATTGATATATTGGTTGCCGACGATCATAAAGTGGTCCGGGCCGGCTTAAAGAAAATATTCGAACAAATAACGGACCTAAACATTGCTGACGTTGCCACAACGGGACAGGAGGTTATCGATAAGGTCTCGAAAGAGAATTTCGACGTTGTCATCATGGATATTTCAATACCGGGACAAGATGGACTGGCTGTAACGGAATTTCTGAGAACCAACCATCCGGATGTCCGCGTTCTTGTTTTAAGTATTTATCCGGAAGATCTTTATGCTGTTCGTGCAATTAAAGCCGGTGCCTTCGGTTACCTGAATAAGAAGAGTACTGCTCAGGAAATTATCAGTGCTGTACGCACAATTGCAAATGGACAACGGTACGTTCCGCCGGCGGTGGGAAAGCAATTGGCGGTTGATGTCCAAAACGGGTCGGCGGACAAACCCCATAAACTTCTGTCAAACCGCGAATTTCAGGTGTTGCGAAAAATAGCCAAAGGGCAGACGGTTACTGAAATTGCAGAGGATCTCTCGCTGAGTGTGAAAACCATAAGTACGTACCGCTCCCGTATTCTAAGAAAAATGGAAATGAGTAATAATTCCCAGTTGACCAGGTATGCCCTGGAAAATAAAATTACTATATAA
- a CDS encoding TonB-dependent receptor yields MVRRGTLFLLTMLVAAGLLAQSAGKISGTITDSETGEPLAGANILVEGTNYGASADTDGNYSILDVPPGTYTVTASFIGYSTIEKSNVQVTSGLTTRLNFEMETSAIEGDRVEVTVERPLVQPTATNVQRTISQDEFENIPTRNVQTFYSMQAGVVEQNGEIHIRGGRASETGYMLEGSSIKGMVGSDAVVTTIPEALEQVNVQSGGYSAEIGNANAGIVQQSFRTGGQRFSGSVQYETDTFGSALGDNSYSYGYNDFTATLGGPLFSQRHRFFVAIDKSYTDDYNPSFWTGADFDTLYDSGSSGAPIGQPSPGEVAWEDGNLPGDSPRFQDQLTANGSFLLDFNPLRFRIAFARTDRTRQINTVPIWDMFNQKRLSHREDTRQLYNLRGTYFFDNNTFVQAQVSYFDYDFEVFDPNFDQPEADGAGGAVWDLMDYIDNAPESVDGDPHGLLESGLYTIAEEADTMFNQNGEIVEDVNGNQIIVEPGDTVHSEYGFDYYRGYYQEPAELTYHGFRFTAPGAISGPDGLMTNYRKRNQNYMDYKVDFVNQTGRHEIKAGGHFQKWLVRDYEFTAYNALGSQIHNNPGYADSIRAGTDGVAFAIRQAGSGGYGYDEFMNKVGEGGLSALLPWGSAETDDELNAPREPYLAAMYINDKVEYQDIVVNAGLRLDRFYMDQWEPTDRTSPPYQSEDWLMDADSLDKADAITAIQPRIGLAFPVTDMTVFHLQYGRFAQMPDMANAYDNVSDYAQTFSGQYFITQPFAWSLDPIKTTQYEVGFQQQFSNYASFDITAFYKNTTGQIELIYQETEQGSGIANYALWQNGDFTTTKGFELTLKTRRYKGLLTQVNYTLSSAKGTNSDPSAQAGLMDQGTAPPSMIQPLRFQQNHRGTINLDYRTSPDAGMMLGDWGVNLLMSFNSGHHFTLSTGGIGQQGPNTGALLSNDARSRVPVESINASTTPWYFNTDLRVTKGFDVGGVRFGVYAYVQNLFNRKHVLNVYYRTGSAENDGFLSSPDLSSDIVAGLGEQYTELYRAINLENRQHWLSDGQSDIYGTPRQFRVGVQVEL; encoded by the coding sequence ATGGTTCGACGTGGTACTCTATTTCTACTCACTATGCTGGTTGCGGCAGGCTTGCTTGCCCAATCTGCAGGAAAGATATCAGGTACTATCACTGACAGTGAGACGGGTGAACCGCTTGCGGGTGCCAATATATTAGTTGAAGGTACAAATTATGGCGCATCCGCTGATACAGACGGAAACTACTCAATTCTGGATGTTCCTCCGGGGACATATACAGTAACCGCCAGTTTCATTGGATACAGCACTATTGAAAAAAGTAATGTTCAGGTTACTTCCGGATTGACAACCCGTTTGAATTTTGAAATGGAAACATCTGCCATTGAAGGGGATCGGGTTGAAGTGACGGTAGAGCGGCCGCTTGTACAGCCGACGGCAACCAATGTACAGCGCACGATTTCTCAGGATGAATTTGAGAATATTCCCACCAGGAATGTTCAAACATTTTATTCGATGCAGGCCGGAGTGGTCGAGCAAAATGGCGAGATTCACATTCGCGGTGGGCGAGCCAGTGAAACCGGATATATGCTTGAAGGGTCTAGTATTAAAGGAATGGTCGGTTCCGATGCTGTCGTAACTACGATTCCGGAAGCCCTTGAGCAGGTTAATGTACAGTCCGGTGGATACAGCGCCGAAATCGGGAACGCAAATGCCGGAATTGTCCAGCAGTCCTTCCGGACAGGTGGTCAGCGATTCAGTGGTTCTGTGCAATATGAGACCGATACCTTCGGCTCAGCGCTTGGTGATAATTCGTATTCCTACGGATATAATGATTTTACTGCTACATTAGGCGGGCCACTTTTTAGTCAGCGTCATCGGTTCTTTGTGGCTATCGACAAGTCTTACACCGATGATTATAATCCTTCGTTCTGGACTGGTGCGGATTTTGACACCCTGTATGATTCGGGAAGTTCAGGAGCGCCAATTGGGCAACCTTCTCCTGGGGAAGTCGCCTGGGAAGACGGTAACCTGCCCGGAGACAGTCCGCGCTTTCAGGATCAATTGACCGCGAATGGAAGTTTCCTGCTTGATTTTAACCCCCTCCGTTTTAGAATTGCTTTTGCCCGAACCGATCGGACCCGACAAATCAATACCGTGCCGATCTGGGATATGTTCAACCAGAAGCGACTTTCCCACAGGGAAGATACCCGGCAGCTCTACAATCTCCGGGGCACGTATTTCTTCGATAATAATACATTTGTGCAGGCTCAGGTTAGTTATTTTGACTACGATTTTGAGGTATTTGATCCCAATTTCGACCAGCCTGAGGCAGACGGAGCTGGTGGCGCTGTTTGGGATTTGATGGATTATATCGATAACGCGCCTGAATCAGTCGACGGTGATCCGCATGGATTGTTGGAATCCGGCTTATACACAATTGCCGAAGAAGCCGACACCATGTTCAACCAAAACGGAGAAATTGTTGAGGACGTTAACGGGAATCAGATTATCGTAGAGCCCGGAGACACTGTCCATTCCGAATACGGATTTGACTATTATCGAGGCTATTATCAAGAGCCAGCGGAATTGACATATCACGGATTTCGATTTACTGCCCCTGGTGCTATTTCTGGGCCGGATGGCTTAATGACGAATTACCGGAAGCGAAATCAGAATTATATGGATTACAAGGTGGATTTCGTCAATCAGACCGGCCGGCATGAAATAAAGGCCGGTGGCCATTTTCAAAAATGGCTTGTCCGGGATTACGAATTCACCGCCTATAACGCTTTGGGATCCCAGATACACAACAATCCCGGATACGCGGATTCGATCCGGGCTGGGACTGATGGCGTTGCATTCGCCATTCGCCAGGCTGGTAGTGGTGGATATGGCTATGATGAGTTTATGAATAAGGTCGGGGAAGGTGGACTCAGTGCCTTACTTCCCTGGGGATCCGCAGAAACGGATGACGAGTTGAATGCACCTCGGGAGCCGTATCTGGCTGCAATGTATATCAACGATAAAGTTGAATATCAGGATATTGTAGTGAACGCCGGACTCCGACTGGACCGGTTTTATATGGATCAGTGGGAGCCAACGGACAGAACCAGTCCCCCATATCAATCTGAGGATTGGTTAATGGATGCCGATTCATTAGATAAAGCTGATGCGATTACGGCGATTCAGCCCCGGATTGGCCTGGCCTTTCCGGTGACTGATATGACTGTCTTCCATCTCCAGTATGGCCGGTTTGCGCAGATGCCGGATATGGCCAACGCCTATGATAACGTTTCTGACTATGCACAGACATTTTCCGGCCAGTATTTTATTACTCAGCCATTTGCATGGTCACTTGACCCCATCAAAACAACCCAGTACGAAGTTGGGTTCCAGCAACAGTTCTCAAATTATGCTTCGTTTGATATAACGGCATTCTATAAAAATACAACCGGCCAGATTGAACTGATTTATCAGGAAACGGAGCAGGGGTCAGGTATTGCTAATTACGCTCTTTGGCAAAATGGTGACTTTACCACTACCAAGGGGTTTGAACTGACTCTGAAAACCCGTCGGTATAAAGGGCTGTTGACCCAAGTGAATTATACGTTGAGTTCTGCCAAGGGAACCAACTCGGATCCCAGTGCTCAGGCGGGCTTGATGGATCAGGGCACAGCACCGCCGTCTATGATCCAGCCTCTGCGGTTCCAGCAAAATCACCGCGGAACGATTAACCTGGATTACCGGACCTCCCCCGATGCTGGTATGATGTTAGGCGATTGGGGCGTAAACCTGCTGATGTCATTTAATAGTGGACATCACTTCACGCTGTCCACCGGGGGCATAGGACAGCAGGGTCCGAATACGGGCGCCTTGCTTTCCAATGATGCACGCTCTCGGGTCCCGGTTGAATCCATCAACGCATCAACTACTCCATGGTATTTTAACACCGATCTTCGTGTGACGAAAGGATTTGACGTAGGAGGCGTTCGGTTTGGTGTTTACGCCTATGTCCAGAACCTGTTTAACCGGAAACACGTGTTGAACGTGTATTACCGGACAGGATCTGCAGAAAATGATGGTTTCTTGTCAAGTCCGGATCTGAGCAGCGATATCGTAGCCGGACTCGGTGAACAGTATACCGAATTATATCGGGCAATTAACCTGGAAAACCGACAGCACTGGTTGAGCGATGGCCAGTCTGATATCTACGGTACTCCCCGGCAGTTCCGGGTTGGAGTCCAGGTCGAGTTATAA
- a CDS encoding T9SS type A sorting domain-containing protein, producing MKLHKLWSMLIVLGLLGTLGFSSDLAAKEKGQVTQQQSLMKMTQTDPIETVFDINNMTIWSRNDGYYHWSDPFSGVNGTYPKGLAAGVVFAQGTLWGGIVDDGNTPEVRVNGSTYNNGMSPGKILPIDGGIPTGPDTDRSYHAWRVRTDYETADLSTDASQINGVPLSEVTETMIQELRAQYERDWNNWPAELGAPYEDVNNNGTYEPSTDIPGYPGADQTIWYVANDLPEGASENSYGSPEIGMEVQTTIWGYNFPSSNPLGNMAFIRSRLIYRGDPGAPKVQNAQIDSMYIVHWVDPDVGTYDNDFAGSDTSTSMGFAYSGVKNDPTYFDNFGLPSPAVGWDFLQGPIVNGDTLGLTSFSYFAAGSDVSDPDLTEYQGTLQWYNLMRGYKPRPPYPSASPWVNSVTGENTKYVLTGDPVAGEGWIDGMDLPPGDRRIVLSSGPFTMAQGDTQDVVVGQIAAMGQDNISSISVLRSYDEFAQYAYDNNFNLPSAPAAPQVETVGLDKKVVLNWGSDKNAVDATENTVIQGFNFQGYNIYQLPSPNSQLSEGEKIATFDKQDSVLKIFETRFDIDAGRLQELLAQEGTNSGIQRTLSITRDRVRSRPVANGVTYHFALTAYSYNPDSPLAPAIRSLESSPTVVSVTPQPAKATENFGGAQGDTVEVQQVQGTSDGVVTPIVVNPHQLNGHTYQVTFDTSGGQVTWNLIDQTTGEVKLSDQTNQSGNENYLIVDGMMVKVSGPEPEFSEIIEVAYDGNPLDSPTSVWHSLNSTSTYYLSAGGGGGGIDRLARSVANAVPRDYELRFTSGGSDAVWYFDGEEVGTVPFELWDIGQATPNDPSDDTQLIPLLYSGGDGTPGTFDIGYTDPTFGYPATDWVYWYGGDYAQFEADVADGSLDDLSYLTDEYIARMTIGDFDDDGNLPPNGTTVRFVTAKPNTVNDVFEFTAPETDLNDEITDAEIDEINVFPNPYYGRHRLETGRFEKYVTFTHLPQNVDIRIFNLGGVMVREINHNAEQQFQRWDLTNQDGLPVGSGIYIAHITVNDADGSKVGEKVLKLAIIQEEEILPVY from the coding sequence ATGAAACTACATAAACTTTGGTCAATGCTAATTGTATTGGGGTTGCTGGGTACACTCGGCTTTTCTTCCGATCTTGCGGCAAAGGAAAAGGGGCAGGTCACTCAACAGCAGTCCCTCATGAAAATGACCCAAACTGATCCCATTGAAACGGTGTTCGACATCAATAATATGACAATCTGGTCCCGAAATGACGGGTACTATCACTGGTCGGACCCATTTTCCGGCGTGAATGGTACGTATCCCAAAGGTCTGGCTGCCGGGGTAGTGTTCGCGCAGGGTACTCTGTGGGGCGGCATCGTCGATGACGGAAATACTCCCGAAGTCAGGGTCAACGGGAGTACCTATAATAATGGAATGTCCCCAGGAAAGATTCTTCCTATAGATGGCGGCATTCCCACAGGGCCGGATACCGATAGATCGTATCACGCCTGGAGGGTCAGAACAGATTACGAAACTGCTGACCTTTCCACGGATGCGTCCCAGATAAATGGAGTTCCGTTGAGCGAAGTGACCGAAACCATGATTCAGGAATTGCGCGCACAGTATGAAAGGGATTGGAATAACTGGCCTGCCGAACTCGGGGCCCCGTATGAAGATGTGAATAATAACGGAACATATGAACCAAGTACGGACATTCCAGGATATCCCGGTGCGGACCAGACTATCTGGTATGTGGCAAACGATCTGCCTGAAGGTGCTTCGGAAAACAGTTATGGTTCCCCGGAGATCGGTATGGAAGTTCAGACCACGATCTGGGGTTATAACTTTCCATCCAGCAATCCACTGGGGAATATGGCGTTTATCAGGAGCCGCCTGATATATCGCGGTGACCCGGGCGCCCCGAAAGTTCAAAATGCACAGATCGACTCCATGTATATTGTCCATTGGGTCGATCCCGATGTCGGAACCTACGATAATGACTTTGCCGGGAGTGACACATCCACCTCGATGGGATTTGCATATTCCGGTGTGAAAAATGATCCGACATACTTCGATAATTTTGGTTTACCATCACCGGCAGTCGGTTGGGATTTTCTGCAGGGCCCGATTGTCAACGGCGATACGCTTGGATTAACATCTTTCTCTTATTTTGCAGCCGGATCGGACGTGAGTGACCCTGATTTGACAGAATACCAGGGAACTCTGCAGTGGTATAACCTGATGCGGGGATATAAACCGCGTCCACCGTATCCGAGTGCCTCACCATGGGTAAATTCGGTAACCGGCGAAAACACAAAATATGTGTTAACCGGTGATCCTGTGGCTGGTGAAGGCTGGATCGATGGTATGGATTTGCCACCGGGTGACCGCCGTATTGTGCTAAGTTCCGGACCATTTACGATGGCTCAGGGTGATACACAGGATGTCGTTGTGGGGCAGATAGCGGCTATGGGACAAGATAACATCTCCAGTATTTCTGTCCTGCGTAGCTATGATGAATTTGCCCAGTACGCATACGATAACAACTTTAATCTCCCCTCAGCTCCGGCTGCTCCCCAGGTTGAGACAGTTGGACTTGATAAAAAAGTCGTGCTGAACTGGGGCAGCGATAAAAATGCAGTAGATGCGACGGAAAATACGGTTATCCAGGGATTTAATTTCCAGGGATACAATATTTATCAGTTACCGTCGCCTAATTCACAATTATCTGAAGGGGAAAAGATTGCCACCTTTGATAAACAGGATTCGGTGCTGAAAATCTTTGAGACTCGCTTTGATATTGATGCCGGTCGTCTGCAGGAGCTTCTGGCACAGGAAGGGACCAATAGCGGAATTCAGCGGACCCTGAGTATTACCCGGGACCGGGTAAGGAGTCGACCAGTGGCCAACGGCGTAACCTATCACTTCGCCCTTACGGCCTACAGTTATAATCCGGATAGCCCGCTGGCGCCTGCCATCCGTTCACTGGAGAGTAGTCCGACAGTAGTTTCGGTGACTCCGCAGCCTGCCAAGGCAACGGAGAACTTTGGCGGTGCGCAAGGAGATACTGTAGAAGTACAACAAGTCCAGGGAACTTCGGACGGTGTGGTCACACCAATTGTTGTGAATCCGCATCAATTAAACGGCCATACCTACCAGGTTACCTTTGATACCTCCGGTGGACAGGTTACATGGAATTTAATTGACCAGACCACAGGTGAGGTCAAATTGAGCGATCAGACGAACCAGTCCGGAAACGAAAATTACCTGATCGTTGACGGTATGATGGTGAAAGTTTCCGGACCAGAACCGGAGTTTTCGGAAATCATTGAGGTCGCGTACGATGGAAATCCGCTCGATTCTCCGACAAGTGTTTGGCACTCATTGAATTCCACTAGTACCTACTATCTCAGTGCCGGAGGTGGCGGTGGTGGTATTGACCGCTTAGCAAGGAGTGTCGCCAATGCTGTCCCAAGAGATTATGAGTTGCGATTCACCAGCGGTGGAAGCGATGCAGTCTGGTATTTTGATGGTGAAGAGGTTGGAACGGTTCCCTTTGAGCTATGGGATATCGGCCAGGCAACCCCGAATGATCCGTCTGATGACACCCAGCTGATTCCGTTGTTATATTCGGGTGGCGACGGCACACCGGGAACGTTTGATATCGGCTACACCGATCCGACGTTTGGCTATCCTGCCACCGATTGGGTCTACTGGTATGGCGGCGATTACGCCCAATTTGAAGCCGATGTGGCCGACGGCAGTCTGGACGATCTCTCTTACCTCACTGACGAGTATATCGCCCGAATGACCATCGGTGATTTTGACGATGACGGCAATCTGCCGCCGAATGGGACGACAGTGCGGTTTGTTACCGCCAAGCCGAATACGGTAAACGACGTATTCGAATTTACCGCACCGGAGACCGATCTGAATGATGAGATAACCGATGCGGAAATCGATGAAATCAACGTCTTCCCAAATCCGTATTACGGACGGCACCGTCTTGAGACCGGCCGGTTCGAAAAGTACGTGACCTTCACCCATCTGCCTCAAAATGTAGACATCAGGATATTTAATCTTGGTGGAGTGATGGTAAGAGAAATTAATCACAATGCGGAACAGCAGTTCCAGCGCTGGGATCTTACCAACCAGGATGGTTTACCTGTCGGAAGCGGGATTTATATCGCACATATCACGGTGAACGATGCGGACGGCAGTAAGGTTGGTGAAAAGGTCTTGAAACTGGCGATTATCCAGGAAGAAGAGATATTGCCAGTCTATTAA
- a CDS encoding PorV/PorQ family protein → MTKSKILILVIMTLIWSGMAFGQEVRHGTNSASELLVPVGAQYLQGGGAAALASGLEGALWNPAALDKGNKSVMAVFSHRSYIADIGINFAGVGGQFGSIGAVGLSLRSFDIGEIPVTDEYNMDGTGATFSPTVFILGGIYSKQLADRIRVGATVNLVNETIAEVEAQTVTFDAGVQYSDFLDVQGLSIGVAVRNVGSAMQFDGPGLLVDANEPTAERGVTKYKITAMDADMPTVADLGIVYKPIDNLDIGVSYLENNYGPNSVKMLGAYHLGEFASARVSYQTATESDQVLQDIFAGVSYGASLNLEPVIGTDLALDYGFLPVEYFNNNHVFSLRFGL, encoded by the coding sequence ATGACTAAAAGTAAAATATTGATACTTGTAATAATGACCTTAATCTGGAGCGGAATGGCGTTTGGCCAGGAGGTGCGTCATGGTACGAACTCCGCCTCTGAGTTGTTAGTACCGGTTGGCGCACAATATCTACAGGGTGGCGGTGCAGCCGCCCTGGCCAGCGGCCTGGAGGGAGCACTCTGGAACCCTGCAGCCTTAGATAAAGGCAATAAATCTGTAATGGCTGTGTTTTCCCACCGCAGTTATATTGCCGATATTGGAATTAATTTTGCTGGTGTTGGAGGCCAGTTCGGCTCAATAGGGGCAGTTGGCTTAAGCTTACGTTCCTTTGATATTGGAGAAATACCGGTGACGGATGAATACAATATGGATGGGACGGGCGCGACATTTTCACCCACCGTTTTTATCCTGGGTGGAATTTACTCCAAACAGCTAGCAGATAGGATCAGAGTCGGCGCGACCGTGAACCTCGTAAACGAGACTATTGCGGAGGTCGAGGCCCAAACAGTAACCTTTGACGCCGGGGTACAGTACAGTGATTTCCTGGATGTCCAGGGATTGAGTATTGGGGTGGCAGTCAGAAATGTGGGATCCGCAATGCAGTTCGATGGCCCCGGGCTACTTGTTGACGCAAATGAGCCCACTGCAGAGCGTGGCGTAACCAAATATAAAATTACCGCCATGGATGCCGACATGCCCACCGTGGCCGATCTTGGAATTGTATATAAACCGATTGATAACCTGGATATTGGGGTCTCATACCTGGAGAATAACTATGGGCCGAACAGTGTGAAAATGCTCGGGGCATATCACCTTGGTGAGTTTGCCTCTGCAAGGGTATCTTACCAAACCGCAACTGAAAGCGACCAGGTCTTGCAGGATATTTTTGCCGGAGTCTCCTACGGGGCAAGTCTGAATCTGGAGCCGGTAATCGGTACCGATTTAGCACTTGACTATGGTTTTTTACCGGTGGAATATTTTAATAACAATCATGTGTTCTCACTCCGGTTCGGACTTTGA